The DNA window ACGTACGGTCAATGAAGTTGGCTTAGAGATGCCCGGAATAGGGTTGATTGTTAGTTAATTCCTTATAGATCTATTAGGACAGCCTGACATCAAGATAAATCGTTactttatgattgttatttatgttaaacTGCCAAAAATGAGAATTGGTGTGCTTAACTTGCATCATTTCATTGTGATCATACCAAATCGCTCATCATGCCTAACCTTCAAGGGTTTTTGGGGGGTCAGACATCGCACGAGGAGTAATCCTACCACACTTTAAAGTTTCCATGTTTGTTCTAAGCTTCAATTACACTGCATTAGCCGTTGCCTAAGCTGATTTACTGTCAAGTGATATATTCTAAAACAAAAGGATGGCCTACTGAATTTGTCAGAACAGGTTGATTGTTCTCCTACCACACTTTAAAGTTTCCATGTTTGTTCAAAGCAGAGAGGGAGAGTATTAATTACTTGACAGAGCAAGTGATTTTGAAGTTTTGGGCACGAGGGATTGGTCTAAACGAGCGACGAAAGTGAAAAGAGAGACTGGTTGATGAATGTGAGAGCTGTGAGGAGTGCAAACGACGGCCTGTCTTTGTATATTGGGCAGTAGCAGGGGATGTGGTTTGCTCTGCCACAGCCATGgtagcagagaagaaaaaagttaagggaaaaaaaaaacaaagagagtgAAGGGTTCGGAGGGGGAGGAACTgaagaagaaatcaagaaaagggTAGGCAAGgaaagagagggggagagaggtGACGGGTATTTGAGGTGAAGAGTGAGTAGTCAAAGGCCATGAATGTGGCACTAGGCTATAAAATTTAATCCATGAAATCTACTTCTTGATGATAATCATGGGCTCTGGTAGGGTTATCCTCCATTTGGTGTGTCTGCTGCTACTTGGATTCTGCCATCTGAGAACCTTCAAACTCGCCAACATATAGCTTGGCTTCAATTATATTCTCATTTTCATCAAAGCATGTATTGGTGAAAATGATGTAAAAAGGCAagtcatttttttgtttatagatACCATCTTTATTTGGGATATTGAATTGGTGAaagaaatttcataatttttttcgcATTTCATAAATGCTTTCACCCATGAGTTGGATGAGATGTGTTTTAGAGGTGTGTACATTAATGACAACAAAAATTTGATCGAAAAGAGATAAGAAtacaacctaatttttttttccaataatagTAGGAATACAAACTAGCACACAAGCTTTCTAAAGCCAAATGACATGCAATAATAGCCTAGCTCTTAATGAAAACAGAGCTGTATATCATTTTGCAACTAacaaatgataaagaaaaaaatccccGCCATGAACATCGTGCATGATCCCAGCCAAGTTGCTCCTGATGAGAACCCAATTTAATTTCTCAGTTTTTAGCAACCTAAACGAacacattcaaataaaaatgtaaGAATGAATACCCTACAAAGTGCAAAGGTAATCACTTGAACAAAacgaagaaaaatgcaaaattttGTTGAGATATTGGatgtattttgaaaatcataTCTTAGAATCTAGTTGCCTACCTAAAGGAGTTGGGTTGAGAGATGGTATCAGATATGAATACACGATGTTCGCACCATTCCGTGAAAGATGTCCAGCATCCCAAAAGATAGACAATGCAGGATTTTCGCATTTTTTCTGAGCAATTGGGCCACACATTTGACCATCCAAGCAGCATGCCTTGAACAAATTATCAGATCCCACAGTTTCTacaacatgaaaaagaaattatcaCGATTCTGTGCATTCAAAGTTTGGATATATTGAGGTAAAATATTAGTTCTTCCAAGTTTTTCGTAAGTCCAAAGGCATGGAAAAGATGTAGATCAATACAGCACTGAAACATCTCTGGTTCGACACTATAGTTTCATGTCTTTTCAAtatactgaaaaaataaataaacttcatGATATCACTCAGTAAACATATTTACTCGTTTAAATTTGTGAAAGAGCCTCCTGTTTAATGGTTAACAAAAGCCAAGCCGGCTCGATGGGTCTCTTGTTTTTTAGTGTATACGCAGGGCAAGTCACTTCGTTGACTCTAAGCCGTACAAAAGGAATCTTCTTACTTTtgagtttttctattttctctttattaCTTTGTTGGACCAAATTCCCCTCAAAATGCACTGGTCCACTTTTCTTGGATTAGGTCAATTCACAGACCCAAAATTAAGGCGATTTCATACTAATAATACAAGACCAGATGTTTACAAAATGAATTTCATTcctgaaaaaaattcatcattttttcttgcatttcacAAATGCATTTACCCATGAGTTGGGTGAGAAGTGTGTTTCGGAGATGTGAGAGTTTATTGCATGCGCTTTTGTTGCGGGTTGCACCCGAGGTTTTTTAGGATGGAAAACTATATACTAatctagtttttatatatacagtTAAACCGACCCAAGTTTGACCCCAAGTTTTCTAGTTgtataaaatgaaaaagtgaCAACAAAAATTGAACCAAAAAGAGACAAGAatacaaactaaattttttccaATAATATTAAGAACACAAACTGGCACACAGGCTTTCTTAAGCCAAATGATATACAATAATAGCCCAACTCACATTCTACCACTTCCCAGTTCTTCATGAAAACAGAgcttttatatcaatttaataaaagtaACAAATGACCGAGAAAAAAATTCCCCGTGATGAACATTGTGCGTGATCCCATCCAAGTAGCGCATGATGATGCCATGTTGTTTACGAGAACCCAATTTGATTTCTCGATTTTTAGCAGCCTAAAACAACAGATTCAGATAAAAATGTAAGAATGATTCCCAAAATAATATCCTGCAGAAGTAATCACCATAACAAAcgaagaaaaatgcaaatttctttaatatatttgaaattaaagcGTATCTTAGAATCTAGTTGCATACCTAAAGGAGTTTGTTGAGAGATGGCTCTAGATATGAACAAACAATATGCGCACCATTCTGTGAAAGATGTCCAGCATCCCAGAAGATTGACAGTGCAGGTTGGTCGCACATTTTCTGAGCAATTGGGCCACACATTTGACCATCCAAGCAGCATGCCTTGAACCGATTCTCAGATCCCACAGTTTCTACAACATGAAAAAGAAACTGTCATGATTTTGTGCATTAAATGTTTGTATATATAGAGGTAAAACATTAGCTCTTCCATGTTTTTCACAAGTCCAAAGGCATGGAAAGGATGCAGATCAAAACGACATTGAAACATCTCTGGTTCAACACTATATattttcatgtcttttcaaTATACTTGGAAGCACCGAAGAACGCATCTTAATTATGCAGAATAATAATGACAAATCACCTTTGTTTTCGTCAAATAATGCTGACTCGATGGCACTATAAAGATCCAAATACACAAATTTGGATCCATTTCTCTCCTTGTTCAGAGTTTGCAGTGACTCTTTCAATAACTTGTTGTGCGTTCTCGATGCGTTGTTCCAAGTTTTGTCACACCTTCGAAGCGTTTCACTATACATGCCTGGAAAGCATCCCCTTGGAGGTGTCCCAAATATAGCTATCTTTTTCACTCCTAAAGCACGAATTTCTCTTAGATTCTTTGTAAGCAGATCAGCAATTGCTTTAGTTTGATCGAGCACATCCTGTTACGTAAACAGAAAAAATATGCAGCATATttgagaaagggaaaaaaaaaaaaaacaaaaaagtaaacTAGTCGAGGCACTTACCTTCATGGTGCCTTTTTGGCTTCTAGATTTGTATATATAATCATTGCCAGTGTAAGACACCAGAGCAATAGAATTTTCAAGATCAGCTTTGGTGTACACTTCTCGggcaatttgatccttaaaatcATACACTTGACGTGTCATTGAGTAGTTATTAAATGACACTTCGAGAACACCGCTCCCTCCACGCGCAAAGTTCATTCCATCCTGTAGTTCTGATCTTGATGCTTTGTCCCTCTGTGCATAAATCACGGGAGCTCGTATATGGAGAAACGACGCTGCATGTATTAAAAAGTCCAAAAGTAACAAATAGATGAGTAAACATGGAGATCGTTAAAGAATTAGTAAATGTTAAGTGATTGGTTTTTAAAGTGTATActataaaacaatctaaaatcattaaaaaatagtttttaattttttaaaaaacactgcTTGAAACCTTACAAACAATTTCTAAATCCGGTCTAAATTTAACCAGCTTAACaccaagaaatttaaaataaaacggtataattttggataaaaataatatattctgGTTGATAGGATAACATAGTAATTcgtacttttttaaaatcaaaccaatAAATGCAAGTGAAAATTAGACAATGAAGTACCAATGTAATCCGTCAACATAAGACCATCAGAGGACTTGAAACCCATGTTTCCAGTGTCTACGAACGAGTCTCCGATGACaaaaagctttgtttttttgttctcttcatGTCCTGCAATTCGTAGGGTTAATTTCTATGTTCAATAAAGAGTAGCAGAAAtacataagaaaattttgaaagaagaaaaacaacttcAAATATAAATGGTGTGATTAACCTGTGGAAATAGCAACGAGGGAAAATAGAAGCAGAAGAGCAAAAAGTTTCCCCTTCA is part of the Populus alba chromosome 10, ASM523922v2, whole genome shotgun sequence genome and encodes:
- the LOC118059839 gene encoding GDSL esterase/lipase At5g03610, giving the protein MEMKGKLFALLLLFSLVAISTGHEENKKTKLFVIGDSFVDTGNMGFKSSDGLMLTDYIASFLHIRAPVIYAQRDKASRSELQDGMNFARGGSGVLEVSFNNYSMTRQVYDFKDQIAREVYTKADLENSIALVSYTGNDYIYKSRSQKGTMKDVLDQTKAIADLLTKNLREIRALGVKKIAIFGTPPRGCFPGMYSETLRRCDKTWNNASRTHNKLLKESLQTLNKERNGSKFVYLDLYSAIESALFDENKETVGSENRFKACCLDGQMCGPIAQKMCDQPALSIFWDAGHLSQNGAHIVCSYLEPSLNKLL